The following proteins come from a genomic window of Brassica napus cultivar Da-Ae unplaced genomic scaffold, Da-Ae ScsIHWf_11;HRSCAF=18, whole genome shotgun sequence:
- the LOC125596357 gene encoding beta-hexosaminidase 3-like, whose protein sequence is MKKKVIEILMTPWNITDQPRFSYRGLLIDTSRHYLPLPVMKNVIDSMTYTKLNVLHWHIVDTQSFPLEIPSYPKLWNGAYSPTQRYTFEDAAEIVNYAGRRGIHVLAEIDVPGHALSWGKGYPSLWPSKNCQEPLDVSSDFTFKVIDGILSDFSKIFKFKFIHLGGDEVNTTCWSTTPRISKWLKKHRKTEAEAYEYFVLRAQKIASSHGYEIINWEETFNNFGNKLNPKTVVHNWLGTGVVGRVTAAGLRCIMSNQDKWYLDHIDTPWQMFYANEPFEMIKDEKRQSLVLGGEVCMWGEHIDASDIQQTIWPRAAAAAERLWTPYTKLAENPDKVTTRLANFRCLLNERGVAAAPLVGGGRVAPFEPGSCLAQ, encoded by the exons ATGAAGAAAAAGGTAATAGAGATTTTAATGACTCCATGGAATATCACAGACCAGCCCAGATTCTCTTACCGTGGTCTTTTGATCG ATACATCCCGACATTATTTGCCACTACCTGTTATGAAGAACGTGATTGATTCTATGACATACACCAAGCTA AATGTACTTCATTGGCACATTGTGGACACACAGTCATTTCCCTTAGAGATTCCTTCGTATCCAAAACTATGGAATGGCGCTTATTCTCCCACTCAGAGATACACCTTCGAAGACGCTGCAGAGATCGTCAA ttATGCTGGGCGACGAGGGATTCATGTCTTAGCTGAGATTGATGTTCCAGGCCACGCTCTCTCATG gggAAAGGgatatccttccttgtggccGTCCAAGAATTGTCAAGAACCGCTTGACGTGAGTAGTGACTTTACATTCAAGGTCATTGATGGCATTCTCTCCG ATTTCAGCAAGATctttaagtttaaatttatcCACTTGGGAGGTGACGAAGTAAATACAA CTTGCTGGTCTACAACACCTCGAATATCCAAATG GCTAAAAAAACATCGGAAAACTGAAGCAGAAGCTTATGAATATTTCGTACTGAGGGCGCAAAAAATTGCTTCGTCACACGGATATGAAATCATCAACTG GGAAGAAACCTTCAACAACTTTGGAAACAAATTAAACCCGAAAACGGTGGTCCACAACTG GCTTGGTACAGGAGTTGTTGGGAGAGTGACGGCGGCCGGTTTAAGGTGCATAATGAGTAACCAAGACAAATGGTATTTGGACCATATAGACACACCGTGGCAAATGTTTTACGCGAACGAGCCATTTGAGATGATAAAGGATGAAAAGCGACAAAGTCTAGTACTTGGTGGTGAAGTGTGCATGTGGGGTGAACATATTGATGCTTCTGACATTCAGCAAACCATTTGGCCTCGTGCTGCCGCAGCTGCAG AGCGGTTGTGGACACCCTACACAAAGTTGGCTGAAAATCCAGACAAGGTAACTACGAGGTTGGCTAACTTTAGATGCTTGTTGAATGAAAGAGGAGTTGCAGCTGCACCTTTGGTTGGTGGAGGACGAGTCGCGCCTTTCGAGCCAGGTTCATGTCTCGCTCAGTAA